Proteins from a single region of Amycolatopsis sp. CA-230715:
- a CDS encoding LacI family DNA-binding transcriptional regulator, whose protein sequence is MARGPRQADIARIAGVSQATVSVVLGGNRAGVRLAESTRRRVRAAAEELGYVPDPVATRLASSRNNLLGLYTFTATFPTDVADSYYPILVGVEEEAAELGQDLILFTGSSAGTRTHDHARIRRTRLADGCLFLGRHVPDEPIRELVTSGFPVVYIGRREELGGTIPYVGADYVSASAAVIGRLAEAGHTSIRYLREDDDAPSSRDRERGVLEGAAAHRVDIGVERFAGGRLPCPRRWTADGVTAVVVEETDTGAVFHAVTRAVAGAGLSVPQDLSLAVLGRPPAGTTGPVVSGFEVPRREMGRGAVRLLAALVEPDRRAPAEPHRLLPCAPVAGDTIRRIREEA, encoded by the coding sequence ATGGCACGAGGTCCGCGTCAGGCGGACATCGCCCGCATCGCGGGGGTGTCCCAGGCGACGGTTTCGGTGGTGCTCGGCGGCAACCGCGCGGGCGTGCGGCTCGCCGAGAGCACCCGACGGCGAGTGCGGGCCGCGGCCGAAGAACTGGGCTACGTCCCGGATCCGGTGGCGACCAGGCTGGCTTCGTCGCGCAACAACCTGCTCGGGCTCTACACCTTCACCGCGACCTTCCCGACCGACGTCGCCGATTCGTACTACCCGATCCTGGTCGGCGTCGAGGAGGAAGCCGCCGAACTGGGGCAGGACCTCATCCTGTTCACCGGGTCCAGCGCGGGCACCCGGACGCACGACCACGCCAGGATCCGCCGCACCCGGCTCGCCGACGGCTGCCTCTTCCTCGGCAGGCACGTGCCGGACGAGCCGATCCGCGAGCTGGTCACCAGTGGTTTCCCGGTCGTCTACATAGGACGGAGGGAGGAACTCGGCGGGACCATTCCCTACGTCGGCGCGGATTACGTCTCCGCGTCCGCGGCGGTGATCGGCAGGCTCGCCGAAGCGGGCCACACCTCGATCCGGTACCTGCGCGAGGACGACGACGCGCCCTCATCGCGGGACCGGGAGCGCGGGGTGCTCGAAGGCGCGGCGGCGCACCGGGTGGACATCGGCGTGGAGCGGTTCGCCGGGGGCAGGCTTCCCTGCCCCCGGCGCTGGACGGCGGACGGCGTCACCGCGGTGGTGGTCGAGGAAACCGATACCGGCGCCGTCTTCCACGCCGTGACCCGCGCGGTGGCCGGGGCGGGATTGTCGGTACCGCAAGACCTTTCGCTCGCCGTGCTCGGCCGCCCGCCCGCAGGCACCACCGGCCCGGTCGTCAGCGGATTCGAAGTACCCCGGCGGGAAATGGGCCGCGGTGCGGTCCGCCTGCTCGCGGCGCTCGTCGAACCGGACCGGCGCGCCCCAGCCGAGCCGCACCGGCTCCTGCCCTGCGCGCCCGTCGCGGGGGACACCATCCGACGCATCCGGGAAGAGGCATGA
- a CDS encoding chemotaxis protein CheB produces the protein MSESTREVVAIGASAGGVDALRQVAAGLPAGFPAAVLVVMHVPPGRPSALADILDRAGRLPAVAATSGAKLEPGVIHTAPPDRHLLTEDGTLVLTNGPTENGHRPAINATFRSVALTSGARAIGVVLSGVLDDGAIGLRAIIGQGGLAVVQDPADAQHRGMPDSALAQVSTEHVLPADAIGPALDKLVRTPVAEGPYVRPPSGMRLEDRIARQDVRLGALSPSDAPASGFVCPDCHGSLMEVAPVEGQYRCRIGHAWTAKALLDAQDDQFRQALWTALRSLDEKAALAAKLEQHTAGSEGSPLSKRYAETAQDCRVAADTLRRFLAAADDAEDR, from the coding sequence GTGTCGGAGTCCACGCGGGAAGTCGTCGCGATCGGCGCTTCCGCGGGTGGAGTCGACGCGCTGCGCCAGGTCGCGGCCGGGCTGCCCGCCGGCTTCCCCGCCGCGGTGCTCGTGGTCATGCACGTGCCGCCGGGCAGGCCGAGCGCGCTGGCCGACATCCTCGACCGGGCGGGCAGGCTGCCCGCGGTGGCGGCGACGTCGGGCGCGAAGCTGGAGCCCGGTGTCATCCACACCGCGCCGCCGGACCGCCACCTGCTGACCGAGGACGGCACGCTCGTCCTCACCAACGGCCCCACGGAGAACGGCCACCGGCCCGCGATCAACGCGACCTTCCGGTCGGTCGCGCTCACTTCGGGTGCGCGCGCGATCGGCGTGGTGCTCTCCGGTGTCCTCGACGACGGCGCGATCGGACTTCGCGCCATCATCGGCCAAGGCGGCCTCGCCGTCGTGCAGGACCCCGCGGACGCCCAGCACCGGGGCATGCCCGACAGCGCGCTCGCCCAGGTGAGCACGGAACACGTGTTACCGGCCGACGCGATCGGCCCAGCGCTCGACAAGCTGGTGCGCACGCCCGTCGCCGAGGGGCCCTACGTACGCCCGCCGTCCGGCATGCGCCTCGAGGACCGGATAGCCAGGCAGGACGTGCGGCTCGGCGCGCTCTCCCCCAGCGACGCGCCCGCTTCCGGGTTCGTGTGCCCCGACTGCCACGGTTCTCTGATGGAGGTCGCCCCCGTGGAGGGCCAGTACCGCTGCCGGATCGGGCACGCCTGGACGGCGAAGGCCCTCCTGGACGCGCAGGACGACCAGTTCCGGCAGGCGCTGTGGACGGCGCTGCGTTCCCTGGACGAAAAGGCGGCGCTGGCGGCCAAGCTCGAACAGCACACCGCGGGCAGCGAGGGTTCGCCGCTGTCGAAGCGGTACGCCGAGACCGCGCAGGACTGCCGGGTGGCCGCCGACACGCTGCGCCGGTTCCTGGCCGCCGCCGACGACGCGGAGGATCGATGA
- a CDS encoding ATP-binding protein gives MTRSEPHWLDLRPWPRVGYTLVEVTGSLGITTYPVLRDGLLKIATEAPEAVVVDIDGVEVLDSALLSVFTFVATRVGDWPGVPFSLVVSRPDHLALMHRRSIDRFVTVCETVDAARRSLDKPVRHRSGLRLPHEEATSAAARQFTEGRCAEWHVPEFRDDALVIVTELVENTIRHTTSDARVRLELRRGLFTVAVADDDPRPAVLHERTSTLEHGLGLHLVAGSAKAWGSSPVWGGGKIVWAVLPSRTWPTRSWRAR, from the coding sequence ATGACGAGATCCGAGCCGCACTGGCTGGACCTGCGCCCGTGGCCGCGGGTGGGATACACCCTCGTCGAGGTGACCGGCAGCCTCGGCATCACCACCTACCCGGTGCTGCGCGACGGGCTGCTGAAGATCGCCACGGAGGCGCCGGAGGCCGTGGTCGTCGACATCGACGGGGTGGAGGTGCTGGACTCCGCGCTGCTGAGCGTGTTCACCTTCGTGGCCACCAGGGTCGGCGACTGGCCCGGCGTCCCGTTCTCCCTGGTCGTCTCCCGGCCCGACCACCTCGCCCTGATGCATCGCCGGTCGATCGACCGGTTCGTCACGGTGTGCGAGACCGTCGACGCGGCCCGGCGGTCCCTCGACAAGCCGGTTCGCCACCGGTCAGGGCTGCGGCTGCCGCATGAAGAGGCGACCTCGGCCGCGGCGCGCCAGTTCACCGAGGGCAGGTGCGCGGAGTGGCACGTCCCCGAATTCCGGGACGACGCACTCGTGATCGTCACCGAACTGGTCGAAAACACCATCCGCCACACCACCTCGGACGCCCGCGTGCGGCTCGAACTGCGCCGGGGCCTGTTCACCGTGGCGGTCGCCGACGACGACCCGCGGCCAGCCGTGTTGCACGAGCGCACCAGCACCCTCGAGCACGGCCTCGGGCTGCACCTGGTCGCGGGTTCGGCCAAGGCGTGGGGCTCGAGCCCGGTGTGGGGCGGCGGCAAGATCGTCTGGGCCGTGCTGCCGAGCCGAACCTGGCCGACCAGGTCGTGGCGGGCAAGGTAG
- a CDS encoding CheR family methyltransferase, translating to MTESHDETTSEFESVLAYLKESRGFDFTGYKRSSLMRRVRRRMDQLGIESYADYIDQLQVNSEEFVALFNTILINVTGFFRDPEAWEFLRTEVVPAILAERNPEDPIRVWSAGCAGGQEAYSLAMLFADAIGTDAFRQRVKIYATDVDEEALGQARHAAYTASEVEGLSEAQLDQYFELQGNRYCFRKDLRRSVIFGRNDLVQDAPISRIDLLVCRNTLMYLNAETQTKILERFHFALAPRGLLFLGKAEMLLSHARIFEPIDLKRRVFRRATNAPVSYNHFVSHSFPQRRAYDINGIEELREHAFSASPVAQLVVTEDETTALINQQAEIAFGLSERDVGRPLRDLDVSYRPVALRAYVEQARMERRSLRIKDVEWRRAGETVWYEVHVNPLLGKDKKLLGVSVVFHDVSWARQLLTELEHTNRQLESAYEELQSTNEELETTNEELQSTVEELETTNEELQSTNEELETMNEELQSTNDELQTINDALRERSVDLDEVNDFLESVMTSIKAGIIVLDTEMRVKAWNRGAEDLWGLRRDEAEGTHLLNLDIGLPMTDLRPAVLEALADAGFHSTTTVEAINRRGRKAVVRIQCGALHGAGGESHGALLLMEESG from the coding sequence GTGACCGAGTCCCACGACGAAACCACGAGTGAGTTCGAATCGGTGCTCGCGTACTTGAAGGAGTCACGCGGCTTCGACTTCACCGGCTACAAGCGCAGCAGCCTCATGCGCCGCGTCCGCAGGCGGATGGACCAGCTCGGCATCGAGAGCTACGCCGACTACATCGACCAGCTCCAGGTCAACTCCGAGGAGTTCGTCGCCCTCTTCAACACCATCCTGATCAACGTGACAGGGTTCTTCCGGGACCCCGAGGCGTGGGAGTTCCTCCGCACCGAGGTCGTGCCCGCGATACTGGCCGAGCGCAACCCGGAGGACCCGATCCGGGTGTGGAGCGCGGGCTGCGCGGGCGGTCAAGAGGCTTACAGCCTCGCGATGCTGTTCGCCGACGCGATCGGCACGGACGCGTTCCGGCAGCGTGTGAAGATCTACGCCACCGATGTCGACGAAGAAGCGCTGGGCCAGGCGCGCCACGCGGCTTACACCGCGAGCGAGGTCGAAGGACTGTCCGAGGCGCAGCTCGACCAGTACTTCGAGCTGCAGGGCAACCGGTACTGCTTCCGCAAGGACCTGCGCCGGTCGGTCATCTTCGGCCGCAACGACCTCGTGCAGGACGCGCCGATCTCCCGCATCGACCTGCTCGTGTGCCGCAACACGCTGATGTACCTCAACGCCGAAACCCAGACGAAGATCCTCGAACGGTTCCACTTCGCGCTGGCGCCCCGCGGCCTGCTCTTCCTCGGCAAGGCGGAGATGCTGCTCAGCCACGCCCGGATCTTCGAGCCGATCGACCTCAAGCGCCGGGTGTTCCGCAGGGCCACGAACGCACCGGTCAGCTACAACCACTTCGTCTCCCATTCCTTCCCGCAGCGGCGCGCCTACGACATCAACGGGATCGAAGAATTGCGTGAGCACGCTTTTTCCGCGAGCCCCGTGGCACAGCTCGTGGTGACCGAGGACGAGACGACGGCGTTGATCAACCAGCAGGCCGAGATCGCGTTCGGACTGTCCGAACGCGACGTGGGCAGGCCACTGCGCGATCTCGACGTGTCCTACCGGCCGGTCGCGCTGCGCGCCTACGTCGAACAGGCCCGCATGGAGCGGCGCTCGCTGCGGATCAAGGACGTCGAATGGCGCCGCGCCGGAGAGACCGTGTGGTACGAGGTGCACGTGAACCCGTTGCTGGGCAAGGACAAGAAGCTCCTCGGCGTGTCCGTGGTGTTCCACGACGTCAGCTGGGCGCGGCAGCTGCTGACCGAACTGGAGCACACCAACCGGCAGCTGGAATCGGCCTACGAGGAACTCCAGTCCACCAACGAAGAACTCGAAACCACCAACGAGGAACTCCAGTCCACGGTCGAGGAGCTGGAGACGACCAACGAGGAACTCCAGTCCACGAACGAGGAACTGGAGACCATGAACGAGGAGCTGCAGTCCACCAACGACGAACTGCAGACCATCAACGACGCCCTGCGCGAACGCAGCGTCGACCTCGACGAGGTGAACGACTTCCTCGAGTCCGTGATGACCTCGATCAAGGCGGGCATCATCGTCCTCGACACCGAGATGCGGGTGAAGGCGTGGAACCGCGGTGCCGAAGACCTGTGGGGGTTGCGGCGCGACGAAGCCGAGGGCACGCACCTGCTCAACCTCGACATCGGGCTGCCGATGACCGACCTGCGCCCCGCGGTGCTCGAAGCGCTCGCCGACGCGGGCTTCCACAGCACCACCACCGTGGAAGCGATCAACCGCCGCGGACGCAAGGCGGTCGTCCGCATCCAGTGCGGGGCGCTGCACGGCGCCGGCGGCGAAAGCCACGGCGCCCTGCTCCTGATGGAGGAAAGCGGCTGA